In Natator depressus isolate rNatDep1 chromosome 9, rNatDep2.hap1, whole genome shotgun sequence, a single genomic region encodes these proteins:
- the LOC141993462 gene encoding uncharacterized protein LOC141993462, producing MEPVTLSCSSSPGQARSKLERVKMLKRKRKETIEKKNSQVSVTDGWMKPAGICSPSDKAVVGATRTPPREPPKNQESALRPLSTQNSTRVQMKHQPSPNLIYVKPKDKTKHSGKKHPCKDNSSSSAATATPSPEKTVSENAHIHKPGTGALEIVNKKPRIENTCDAKVLQPCKHNSSSSVATAAPSPEKTVSENVHIHKPGVGTLGALNVCRNTHIHKPRAGTLGVVNKKLRTDKDPPYSSIWEEFDASFRKLMDAVSSGSLKLRHSKKIWKKYDALFRKLMDAESSGGLKERGAGKGGSDQA from the exons atggagccagtaactttaagttgcagttcatcaccaggccaag cacggtcaaaacttgagcgggtaaaaatgctcaaaagaaaaaggaaagagacaattgaaaagaaaaattcacaagtatcagtgacagatggatggatgaagccgg caggcatatgcagcccttctgacaaggctgtagtgggagctacaaggacccctccccgagaaccaccaaagaaccaggaatctgctttgagacctttatcaacgcaaaacagcacaagagtgcagatgaagcatcagcccagtccaaacctcatttacgtcaaacccaaggacaaaacaaaacactctggtaaaaaacatccatgcaaagacaactccagttcctcagcggccaccgccacgccaagccctgagaaaactgtgagcgaaaacgcccacattcacaaacccggaacaggcgctctagagattgtgaataaaaaaccaaggattgaaaacacctgcgatgccaaggtattgcaaccatgcaaacacaactccagttcctcagtggccaccgccgcaccaagccctgagaaaactgtgagcgaaaacgtccacattcacaaacccggagtaggcactctaggggctctgaatgtgtgcagaaacacacacattcacaaacccagagcaggcactctaggggttgtgaataaaaaactaaggactgacaaagatcccccatattctagtatttgggaagagtttgatgcttcattcagaaaactgatggacgctgtatcttcggggagtctaaaactacggcattctaaaaagatttggaaaaaatacgacgctttgttcagaaaactgatggacgctgaatcctcagggggcctaaaagaaaggggggctggaaagggtggctctgatcaggcatga